Part of the Methanoregula sp. UBA64 genome, GCGCCGAGGAAGAGGATGCGGGCTGCATAAGCCCCGGACCGCTCACGGCTTGCGAACAGGCGCAGCGGCATGATCGGCTGTTCTGTCCGCGACTCATTCAGGACAAAGAATACGAGCAGTAAGATACCTGCCAAGAGCGCCATGATCGTGACAGAGTCACCCCAGCCGGCCGTTGCGGAATTGACGATGCCGTACACAAGTGCAGTCATGCCCACGGTCGAGCTGATGGCACCGGCAAGGTCGAACCGGCCCGGGCGCCGGTCGCTTTCGGCGAGGTAATGCTGTGCAGCAAGCATCATGGCAATCCCGATGGGGACATTGATGAAGAACGCGAAGCGCCAGGAAATATACGTAGTGAGGACACCGCCGAGCACGAGGCCGAGGCTGGCCCCGACACCGGCCACGGCGCCATAGTAGGCGACCGCCCGTGTCCTTTCCCGTCCTTCGGGAAAGTAGGACGTGAGGAGGGCAAGGGTCGAAGGTGCGAGGATCGCGGCGCCGACGCCCTGCAATGCCCGGGCACCAACCAGCCATACGGCAGAAGGTGCCAGGCCGACAGCAAGCGATGCAACCGTGAAGACCCCGACACCGAGAACAAACATCCGTCGCCTGCCGAGAATGTCGCCGGACCGGGCACCGAGAAGGAGCAGGCCTCCGAAAGCAAGCGTATAGGCGTTCTGCACCCAGGAGAGCCCGGTGTCCGAGAAGCCAAGGCCGGTGTGGATCTCAGGGAGCGCAGTAATGGCAACAGCAATGTCAAGAACGATCATCAGGTAACTGGCGAGGATGATCACGAGTACGGCTGTAGGATGTGCATGATCATGGGCACAGGTTGCCGCTGACATGACTGTGCTGCCCGGGTCTTTTGTTTCCGGACTCATATCTGCTTGAAAACCTGCCGGGCCGTTGCAACACGCTCATCGAAACCAGGGCCTTCCAGCTCCTCTACAACGGATTCAAGAAACGCCGGGATCTCCAGGTGCTGGGGACATTTCTCAGCGCACTCCCCGCACTGCACGCACAATGACGCATACTCAGACTTCCCGAGCCCAACCGCACCACCGAGCCGTGCAGCATACATGAATTTTTCCCCATCGGTATTCCCGGTCAGGTACAGGTTGTTGTACTCTTCAAAGCAGAGCGGGATATTGACTCCCTGCGGGCATGGCATGCAGTACTGGCAGCCGGTACAGCCCACTTTTAAGAGTTCCCGGTACTTCTTCTCCACGCGTTGTACAAGAGCCAGCTCGTTCCCGGTCAGCGAACCGGGAGTTGCCGTATCTGCGATTGCGAGATTCTCTTTGATGTGGGACTCGTCGTTCATCCCTGACAGGACAACCGTAACCCCGGGATGGTTCCAGATCCAGCGCAGCGCCCATTCCGCGGGCGTCCTCTTTTTTGGCGCCTCGTTCCAGATCTCCTGTATCGTCGGGGGCACGGTCTTTGTCAGGTTACCGCCCCGGAGGGGCTCCATAATGACAACGCCAAGGCCCTTTGAAGCGGCATATTCGAGGCCCTTTTTACCAGCCTGGTTCTTCTCATCGAGGAAGTTATACTGGATCTGGCAGAAGTCCCATGGATATGCATCCACGATCCGGGCAAAATCCTCGCTCGCGCCGTGGAAGGAGAAGCCGGCATTCCTGATCCGGCCATCGGCCTTTGCCCGGGCAAGGAACTCCTTAACCCCCAGCCTTTCGACATTGTCCCAGAGGTCGCCGACAAGGGCGTGGACAAGGTAATAATCGATATGGTCAGTCTGGAGTTTTGCCAGCTGCGCGTCGAGGTACGTGTCCATGTCCTCCCGTTTTTTTATCAGCCATGAGGGGAGCTTTGTGGCAAGTTTCACTCTTTCGCGGTAGCCGCCAAGAAGGGCCCTGCCGACAAGCGGCTCGCTCTGCCCCATGTGGTAGGGCCATGCCGTGTCCACATAGTTGACCCCGTGATCAATGGCGTACCGTACCTGCCTGATGGCCCGGTCTTCATCGATCGAGCCGTCCCCTTTTTCAGGGAGGCGCATACACCCGAACCCGAGAACGGAAAGTTCGTCCCCGGTCTTTGGCATTTTCCTGTAGAGCATGATTTATTCACCTGGCTGTCCGGCGTCAACGTTCCCGGATCGAGTATACTATATATAAAAATCATATGACATTTATAGTGCGTACAAACAAAGATGTGACATACTTACAGGTTTGATACTAATGAAAAAAACACCGAAGAAATACAAGTACAGCTGGCCAATCGAGGCGACCCTGGATGTGATCGGGGGCAAGTGGAAGCCCCTGGTGATCTACCAGCTTAAGGAAGGAACGCTCCGGTTCAGCCAGATCGTAGAGAAGGTGCAGCCGAGGATCACACCAAGGATGCTGACAAAAGAACTCAGAGAACTGGAGACCTCCGGGCTTGTCATCCGGAAGGTATACGCACAGGTCCCGCCAAAAGTGGAGTACTCGCTTACGGAAACGGGGGCATCCCTCATCCCGATCCTCGACGATCTCTGCGACTGGGGATCTGAGCACATGGGAGACGATATCGAGTTCAAGTGCGACGAATAATTTTTTTTTATCGGTTCTCCTGAACCGACCAGTCAGGGGAGATTTTTTTATCCGATCATTGAATCACAGGGATTTGCCAATACTGTACCGATCCCCCCATCCCCCTTTCGTATCTTCCTTCCAAAGACATGGCCCCCATCCAAATACTAAAAATACCGTTTCCGCTAACCTGTTATGCATGAGCGATCCGGTTATTGTCGAAATTGTCGGCCTGAAATACTCGTCCTGCTCGCCGTTCCCCTGCGATGCCGACCGCACCTGCGGCCTCTCTGAATGCCACCCGTCGGGAAAGCTCACAAAAGCCTTCG contains:
- a CDS encoding winged helix-turn-helix transcriptional regulator — encoded protein: MKKTPKKYKYSWPIEATLDVIGGKWKPLVIYQLKEGTLRFSQIVEKVQPRITPRMLTKELRELETSGLVIRKVYAQVPPKVEYSLTETGASLIPILDDLCDWGSEHMGDDIEFKCDE
- a CDS encoding MFS transporter; this encodes MSPETKDPGSTVMSAATCAHDHAHPTAVLVIILASYLMIVLDIAVAITALPEIHTGLGFSDTGLSWVQNAYTLAFGGLLLLGARSGDILGRRRMFVLGVGVFTVASLAVGLAPSAVWLVGARALQGVGAAILAPSTLALLTSYFPEGRERTRAVAYYGAVAGVGASLGLVLGGVLTTYISWRFAFFINVPIGIAMMLAAQHYLAESDRRPGRFDLAGAISSTVGMTALVYGIVNSATAGWGDSVTIMALLAGILLLVFFVLNESRTEQPIMPLRLFASRERSGAYAARILFLGAMLGFWFFITQFLQVVDGFSPLEAGLAFFPMTVANFVVAVIVPQLTRKYGNGPLLAGGLLVTLIGMFWLSRLSADTAYVTGIALPMILIGAGQGATLGPLTASGIAGVTKEDAGAASGLVNVAHQLGGSLGLGILVTVFAAAGTVAMAPAELLAVRVGASLTAGTVMLGLAFVIVIVWIVRPGIVQKGPALPEIAKNQEGE
- a CDS encoding aldo/keto reductase, which produces MLYRKMPKTGDELSVLGFGCMRLPEKGDGSIDEDRAIRQVRYAIDHGVNYVDTAWPYHMGQSEPLVGRALLGGYRERVKLATKLPSWLIKKREDMDTYLDAQLAKLQTDHIDYYLVHALVGDLWDNVERLGVKEFLARAKADGRIRNAGFSFHGASEDFARIVDAYPWDFCQIQYNFLDEKNQAGKKGLEYAASKGLGVVIMEPLRGGNLTKTVPPTIQEIWNEAPKKRTPAEWALRWIWNHPGVTVVLSGMNDESHIKENLAIADTATPGSLTGNELALVQRVEKKYRELLKVGCTGCQYCMPCPQGVNIPLCFEEYNNLYLTGNTDGEKFMYAARLGGAVGLGKSEYASLCVQCGECAEKCPQHLEIPAFLESVVEELEGPGFDERVATARQVFKQI